Proteins from a genomic interval of Zingiber officinale cultivar Zhangliang chromosome 2A, Zo_v1.1, whole genome shotgun sequence:
- the LOC122043017 gene encoding transport inhibitor response 1-like protein, translating into MAEGGEGEEEEERSCASGFGIGGDDGAGCSGSSAPAARMRSGTGGGTEQPPPPPPFSDQVLENVLESVLEFLTCRRDRNAVSLVCRSWYRAEAQTRREVFIGNCYAVLPVRAVARYRSARAMVLKGRPRFDDFSLIPPGWGGRFSPWATAMAAAYPWFERVCLKRITVSDADLALLARSFPSFRDLTLICCDGFGTTGLAAVAELCRNLRVLDLIENDVEDEDEQVVDWISRFPETITCLESLSFECVNCAVNFAALEALVARSPSLRRLRVNEHVSVSQLRRLMERTPQLTHLGTGSFHLVPADAGAADLDVTDLESSFAASKSLVCLSGFRVLDPEYLPAIFPACANLVSLNLSYAVFIAEQLKPVIAQCHNLQTFWVLDTVGDDGLRSVAKNCKKLSELRVFPMDATEDSEGFVSDSGLVAISEGCPNLRSILYFCQRMTNAAVVTMSKNCPNLAVFRLCIMGRHRPDRLTGQPMDEGFGAIVMNCKKLTRLAISGLLTDRVFEYIADHGRSVRTLSVAFSGDSDLSLKHLFQGCPNLKKLEIRDCPFGDAGLLFGVHHFYNMRFLWMSSCMPSLRGCKEVARRLPHLVVEVIADSPQDIYSDAVEKLYLYRSLSGPREDAPPFVNIL; encoded by the exons ATGGCGGAGGGCGGTGagggggaggaggaagaggagcggAGCTGCGCGTCGGGTTTCGGCATCGGCGGGGACGATGGAGCTGGGTGCTCTGGTTCATCTGCTCCGGCTGCGAGGATGAGGAGCGGCACCGGTGGGGGGACGGagcagccgccgccgccgccgccgttctCGGACCAGGTGCTGGAGAACGTGCTGGAGAGCGTGCTCGAGTTCCTTACCTGCCGGCGCGACCGGAACGCGGTGTCGCTGGTGTGCCGGTCTTGGTACCGGGCGGAAGCGCAGACCCGGCGCGAGGTTTTCATCGGCAACTGCTACGCCGTGTTGCCGGTCCGCGCGGTGGCGCGGTACCGCTCCGCTCGGGCGATGGTCCTCAAGGGCCGCCCCCGCTTTGACGACTTCAGCCTCATCCCGCCAGGCTGGGGCGGGCGCTTCTCGCCGTGGGCGACCGCCATGGCCGCCGCGTACCCGTGGTTCGAGCGGGTCTGCCTCAAGCGCATCACCGTCTCTGACGCCGATCTCGCCCTCCTCGCCCGCTCCTTCCCCTCCTTCCGCGACCTCACCCTCATCTGCTGCGACGGGTTCGGCACCACCGGCCTCGCCGCCGTCGCCGAGCTCTGCAG GAATCTGAGAGTACTAGATCTGATTGAGAACGACGTCGAGGACGAGGACGAGCAGGTGGTGGATTGGATTTCGAGGTTCCCGGAGACGATCACCTGCTTGGAGTCGCTCTCATTCGAGTGCGTGAATTGCGCAGTCAACTTCGCCGCCCTGGAGGCTCTCGTAGCCCGCTCGCCCTCCCTCCGGCGTCTCCGGGTCAACGAGCACGTCTCCGTCAGCCAGCTCCGCCGCCTCATGGAGCGGACGCCGCAGCTCACCCACCTCGGCACCGGCTCCTTCCATTTGGTGCCCGCTGACGCCGGTGCAGCAGACCTCGACGTCACTGACCTGGAGTCGAGTTTCGCCGCCTCCAAGTCGCTCGTTTGCCTGTCGGGATTCCGCGTTCTAGATCCCGAGTACCTCCCGGCCATCTTCCCAGCCTGCGCAAACCTCGTCTCCCTCAACCTGAGCTACGCTGTCTTCATCGCCGAGCAGCTCAAGCCCGTCATTGCCCAATGCCACAACCTCCAGACCTTCTGG GTTCTCGACACCGTAGGCGACGATGGTCTCCGATCAGTGGCCAAGAACTGTAAGAAGCTCTCCGAGCTTCGAGTTTTCCCCATGGACGCCACCGAGGATTCCGAGGGCTTCGTCTCTGATTCCGGCCTCGTCGCAATCTCAGAGGGATGCCCGAACCTCCGTTCGATTCTGTACTTCTGCCAGCGCATGACGAACGCCGCCGTCGTGACAATGTCCAAGAATTGCCCCAATCTAGCTGTGTTCCGCCTCTGCATCATGGGGCGCCACCGCCCCGACCGGCTCACCGGCCAGCCCATGGACGAGGGTTTCGGTGCCATTGTGATGAACTGCAAGAAGCTAACGAGGCTGGCTATTTCCGGCCTCCTCACTGACAGAGTCTTTGAGTACATCGCCGACCATGGGCGATCAGTCCGCACTCTGTCAGTGGCCTTCTCAGGGGACAGCGACTTGAGCTTGAAGCATCTTTTCCAAGGGTGCCCCAATCTGAAAAAGCTCGAGATCAGGGACTGCCCCTTCGGCGACGCAGGCCTCCTCTTCGGTGTTCACCATTTTTACAACATGAGGTTCTTGTGGATGTCTTCCTGCATGCCATCCTTGAGGGGCTGCAAGGAGGTGGCTCGGAGGCTTCCTCACTTGGTGGTGGAAGTGATTGCGGACTCCCCTCaggatatttatagtgatgccgtGGAGAAATTGTACTTGTACCGATCTCTCTCCGGGCCGAGGGAAGATGCACCGCCTTTCGTTAATATCTTGTAA